From Spirosoma aerolatum, one genomic window encodes:
- a CDS encoding winged helix-turn-helix domain-containing protein gives MNLHINGRIWLETTSADSVERFMGIGRFELLEHIQQTGSINQAAKAMKMSYKRAWDLVHSMNTQAETPLVSTQTGGEKGGGAIVTEAGQKYLAYYRGLHERFQQFMAIELTELPA, from the coding sequence ATGAACCTTCACATAAATGGCCGCATCTGGCTCGAAACAACATCGGCTGACTCGGTCGAGCGCTTTATGGGTATTGGTCGGTTCGAATTACTGGAGCACATCCAGCAAACCGGCTCCATCAATCAGGCAGCCAAAGCCATGAAAATGTCGTACAAACGCGCCTGGGACCTAGTTCACTCCATGAACACACAGGCCGAAACTCCTCTGGTTTCGACCCAAACGGGGGGCGAAAAAGGCGGGGGAGCCATCGTAACAGAGGCAGGTCAGAAATACCTTGCCTACTACCGGGGCCTGCACGAGCGGTTCCAGCAATTCATGGCGATTGAGCTGACTGAACTACCTGCCTAA
- a CDS encoding DUF2975 domain-containing protein: MKRASTLFLQAVIVLIGLVAIAILIRFPLTEGRATNLDLFSIYTDPLILYGYAASIAFFVALYKAFKLLGYIGQNKVFSSNSVAALKSIKHCAIVLGSLIVLAGVYVKINHHKDDDPAGFLAMCIVATFGAIVMATAAAIFEKILQNAVDMKSENDLTI; the protein is encoded by the coding sequence ATGAAAAGAGCGTCAACCCTATTTCTCCAGGCCGTCATCGTGCTGATTGGCCTTGTGGCAATTGCCATTTTGATTCGGTTTCCCTTAACTGAGGGGCGAGCCACGAACTTAGACCTGTTCAGCATTTACACTGACCCATTAATCCTGTATGGTTACGCAGCCTCAATCGCTTTTTTTGTTGCGTTGTATAAAGCGTTCAAATTACTTGGCTACATCGGGCAGAATAAAGTGTTCTCGTCAAATTCGGTTGCCGCCTTAAAGAGCATAAAGCATTGTGCCATCGTATTGGGTAGTTTAATTGTGCTGGCAGGCGTATATGTAAAGATAAATCATCATAAGGACGACGATCCGGCGGGTTTTCTTGCCATGTGTATCGTGGCTACGTTTGGCGCTATCGTAATGGCAACAGCTGCAGCCATATTTGAAAAAATTCTGCAGAATGCTGTAGATATGAAATCTGAAAATGACTTAACCATTTAA
- a CDS encoding helix-turn-helix domain-containing protein yields the protein MPIIVNLDVMMAKRKISLNELSERVDLTLSNLSVLKTGKAKAIRFSTLDAICKALDCQPGDILEFVNDTANRIKND from the coding sequence ATGCCAATCATTGTAAACCTCGACGTGATGATGGCAAAGCGGAAAATTTCGCTGAATGAACTGTCTGAACGAGTTGATTTGACATTATCTAACCTGTCTGTCTTAAAGACAGGCAAGGCGAAAGCCATTCGTTTTAGCACCTTAGACGCCATTTGCAAAGCATTAGACTGTCAGCCGGGCGATATTCTGGAATTTGTAAATGACACGGCTAATCGTATAAAAAATGACTGA
- a CDS encoding cytochrome ubiquinol oxidase subunit I, producing MDNVELLSRIQFAFTIAFHYIYPPLSIGLGVCLVVMEGLYLKTKDKVYEELTRFWVRIFALIFGIGVATGIVMEFEFGTNWAVYSRYVGDIFGSALAAEGIFAFALESAFLGVLLFGWNRVSPRVHFMATVLVALGSIFSALWIVVANSWQQTPSGYRIEGEGMQARAIVTNFWDMVLNPSSLERYSHVLIGALLSGSFLVLSVSAWYILKKNYTAHAQAAFRIALWVAGIAALGQLFTGHKSAEVVTKYQPAKLATMEGHFEKSAPADMYLVGWVNANEQKTTGLKIPGGLSFLVHQDFKAPIHGLNSFKPEDRPTAINFVFQTYHLMVAIGMTLIGLTWFGLYMLYRKKLFETRWLMQLFVWAVLLPQIANQVGWYTAEVGRQPWVVYGLLRTSDALSQAVKAEHVLASLILFTLVYVLLLGLFLYLLNKKIQHGLDVANNGETSSRMNPSFLPMIE from the coding sequence ATGGACAATGTGGAATTACTCTCCCGAATTCAGTTTGCCTTTACCATTGCGTTTCATTATATCTACCCGCCCCTGAGCATTGGGTTAGGCGTTTGCCTGGTAGTAATGGAAGGGCTTTACCTGAAAACTAAAGACAAAGTTTACGAAGAGCTAACCCGATTCTGGGTGCGCATTTTTGCGCTGATTTTTGGTATTGGTGTGGCTACCGGCATAGTTATGGAATTTGAGTTTGGCACCAACTGGGCCGTCTATTCCCGCTACGTAGGTGACATTTTCGGTTCGGCGCTGGCCGCCGAAGGCATTTTTGCCTTTGCCCTGGAATCGGCCTTTCTGGGCGTTCTGCTGTTTGGCTGGAACCGGGTAAGTCCACGTGTACATTTTATGGCTACAGTGCTGGTGGCGCTCGGCTCCATTTTTTCGGCGCTCTGGATTGTGGTGGCCAACTCCTGGCAGCAGACCCCGTCGGGTTATCGCATTGAGGGCGAAGGTATGCAGGCCCGCGCTATCGTGACCAACTTCTGGGATATGGTCTTGAATCCGTCGTCGCTTGAGCGGTATTCGCATGTTCTGATCGGAGCGCTGCTGTCTGGTTCGTTTCTGGTGCTGAGTGTCAGTGCCTGGTACATTCTCAAAAAGAACTATACGGCACACGCTCAGGCGGCTTTTCGCATTGCCCTATGGGTAGCTGGTATAGCGGCTTTAGGGCAATTATTTACTGGGCACAAATCAGCGGAGGTAGTCACGAAATACCAGCCGGCTAAACTGGCTACGATGGAGGGCCACTTCGAAAAATCGGCTCCGGCCGATATGTATTTGGTCGGTTGGGTGAATGCCAACGAACAGAAAACAACCGGGCTAAAAATACCGGGTGGCCTTTCGTTTCTGGTACACCAGGATTTCAAAGCTCCTATTCACGGCTTAAATAGCTTCAAACCCGAAGACCGTCCGACTGCGATCAATTTCGTCTTTCAGACCTATCACCTGATGGTCGCTATCGGTATGACGTTGATTGGATTAACCTGGTTTGGCCTGTATATGCTGTATCGAAAGAAACTGTTTGAAACGCGCTGGCTCATGCAGCTTTTTGTATGGGCAGTATTGCTCCCTCAAATAGCCAATCAAGTAGGTTGGTATACGGCTGAAGTCGGTAGGCAGCCCTGGGTAGTATACGGTCTGCTTCGAACATCAGATGCTCTGTCGCAGGCCGTAAAAGCTGAACATGTACTGGCGTCACTCATTTTGTTTACGTTGGTTTACGTCTTGCTGTTAGGCCTTTTTCTGTACCTTCTCAATAAGAAAATACAACACGGTCTCGACGTAGCGAATAATGGTGAAACCTCGTCGCGTATGAATCCGTCATTTTTACCAATGATAGAATGA
- the cydB gene encoding cytochrome d ubiquinol oxidase subunit II: MDTVLGIDLPTWWFLLIGALISGYGILDGFDLGAGALHLFFRKEQSRRIALNAIGPVWDGNEVWLVIGAGALFAAFPLVYGTILSVFYLPFILFLVALIFRAISIEFRSKEPMRWWHQLWDVSYCISSIMISLLLGLVLGNLIQGLPLNARHEFVGRLRDFFNPYAGLIAITVVSLFMMHGAMYLLMKTEDRLYARLTIIANNTSKFFILCFIATSNATLIYVPHMTSIFKSHPELFVLPMAAVLIVLNIRRSIEKRQYRRGFISSSITTALLLILFAMGLYPNLVLSNIDPKGNISIYEAASSDSSLRTMLLFAAIGMPLVATYTVFMFWTFRGKVKLEEHSY; this comes from the coding sequence ATGGATACCGTTCTTGGAATCGACCTGCCTACCTGGTGGTTTCTGCTGATTGGCGCCCTGATCAGTGGGTATGGAATTTTGGATGGCTTTGACCTGGGCGCAGGTGCCCTGCATCTGTTTTTTCGGAAAGAGCAGAGTCGGCGGATTGCGCTCAATGCGATTGGGCCAGTCTGGGATGGCAATGAAGTTTGGCTGGTTATTGGAGCCGGTGCCTTATTTGCCGCCTTTCCGCTGGTCTACGGCACCATCCTATCGGTGTTTTATCTCCCGTTTATTCTGTTTTTGGTAGCCCTGATTTTTCGGGCTATCTCCATCGAGTTTCGAAGTAAGGAGCCAATGAGATGGTGGCATCAGCTCTGGGATGTTAGCTACTGTATATCGAGTATTATGATTTCGCTCCTGCTTGGGCTTGTACTGGGGAACCTGATTCAGGGATTGCCGTTAAATGCCAGGCATGAGTTTGTTGGACGGTTGCGCGACTTTTTCAACCCCTACGCCGGACTGATCGCCATTACCGTAGTATCGCTGTTTATGATGCACGGGGCCATGTACCTGCTGATGAAAACGGAAGATCGGCTCTACGCCCGACTGACGATCATCGCCAACAACACCAGCAAATTTTTCATTTTGTGCTTCATCGCTACCTCCAATGCGACGTTGATCTATGTGCCGCATATGACCAGTATTTTCAAATCACATCCTGAACTATTTGTGTTGCCAATGGCTGCCGTGCTGATTGTGCTCAACATTCGTCGGAGCATCGAAAAACGGCAATATCGTCGTGGGTTTATTTCCTCTTCAATTACGACAGCCCTGCTGCTCATTCTGTTTGCGATGGGATTATATCCGAACCTGGTCTTATCGAATATTGATCCGAAAGGTAATATCAGTATTTACGAAGCAGCATCGTCTGATAGCTCGTTACGAACGATGCTGTTGTTTGCTGCCATTGGCATGCCGCTGGTAGCTACTTATACCGTATTTATGTTCTGGACTTTCCGGGGGAAAGTGAAACTGGAAGAACATAGTTATTGA
- the nfi gene encoding deoxyribonuclease V (cleaves DNA at apurinic or apyrimidinic sites), protein MATYQPLHDWSVTPTEAVALQQQLRSQIRIEPLSRPPKTIAGCDISFNKFEETVYAGIVVLRLDTLETIDEAGVVGTAPFPYIPGLLSFREIPALLKAWQTLQTEPDVVMFDGHGTAHPRRIGIASHAGLFLNRPTFGCGKSVLVGKYDEPALERGAWSPMKHYSEVIGAALRTKNKVNPVYVSPGHLIDLPTAISLTLQCDGGYRIPEPTRRAHNLVNALRRGERAVS, encoded by the coding sequence ATGGCTACCTACCAACCCCTTCATGACTGGAGTGTAACGCCTACCGAAGCCGTCGCCCTACAACAGCAACTGCGTTCGCAGATACGGATTGAACCGCTGTCTAGGCCACCCAAAACCATTGCCGGATGCGACATTTCGTTCAATAAGTTCGAAGAAACTGTTTATGCTGGCATCGTTGTGCTGCGGCTCGACACACTGGAAACCATCGACGAAGCGGGTGTTGTGGGGACGGCTCCCTTTCCCTACATTCCCGGTCTGCTCTCGTTCCGGGAAATACCTGCCCTCCTGAAAGCCTGGCAAACCTTACAAACCGAACCCGATGTGGTCATGTTCGACGGTCATGGAACGGCTCATCCCCGCCGAATTGGTATTGCCTCCCACGCTGGTCTTTTCCTGAATCGACCAACCTTTGGCTGTGGAAAATCGGTGCTGGTAGGCAAGTACGACGAGCCAGCCCTCGAACGTGGTGCCTGGTCTCCTATGAAACACTACAGCGAAGTGATCGGAGCCGCTCTGCGAACAAAAAACAAAGTTAACCCGGTCTATGTATCACCCGGCCATCTGATCGACCTCCCAACAGCCATTTCGCTAACCCTTCAGTGCGATGGTGGCTACCGCATCCCAGAACCCACCCGCCGGGCGCACAACCTGGTGAATGCCCTACGACGAGGGGAGCGGGCGGTGAGTTAG
- a CDS encoding S41 family peptidase, which yields MRSLYSFLFLLLTCPLMAQSVTDTLQSKILQPADMQADFRYFRRLLEETHPGLYRYTPKPIMQSKLDSLAGTLTQPMPFYNFFRMIESLVADIRCAHTHALPTKDWQRLFNSSWKTMPFFMLPVQGRSYVLFNGTADQTIKPGFELIRINGQSIERIREQVYRYHWTDGYIQTAKQAAFQGQLFSLFYYWFIDRPDTYHLTFRNLTGDTVQVDAPAQPFRETLKGYKKNPVNKQMLAWYDKKRPKHPWRLSFPKDLPQTALLRIDSFGGEGAKTSDEAIAKFRQFMDQYMATMEQKKTRHLIVDVRANPSGWDSQGIELVTYLMKSDSAVAYYDRQHSVTDSSEFLQFSDLSEADRKNVKNELIPESDGTFTLKQGDAGRGPRRYTPKPNRFRGNVYILLDGRSASTTSEFLAVAHANKIGVFVGEEAGGAYEGGNGGSFIHLELPHSKIQVGTPLLYYNNAVGNVHNKGRGTIPDYPAPITLADVLNHTDSQLDFVKKRIQDQIN from the coding sequence GTGCGATCTCTTTACAGCTTTCTCTTCCTGTTGCTAACCTGTCCGCTTATGGCTCAATCCGTAACGGATACTCTCCAGAGCAAGATTCTTCAGCCTGCCGATATGCAGGCCGACTTCCGGTATTTCCGCCGTTTGCTCGAAGAAACACATCCGGGCTTGTATCGCTATACCCCCAAACCAATTATGCAGTCGAAGCTCGACAGTCTGGCCGGAACCTTAACCCAACCGATGCCTTTCTACAATTTCTTTCGAATGATTGAATCGCTCGTTGCCGATATCCGATGTGCTCATACCCACGCACTTCCAACGAAAGACTGGCAACGTCTGTTTAACAGCTCATGGAAAACAATGCCTTTCTTCATGCTACCAGTTCAGGGACGTTCCTACGTGTTATTCAACGGAACAGCCGACCAAACCATCAAACCTGGCTTTGAACTGATTCGAATCAATGGCCAATCGATAGAACGAATTCGAGAGCAGGTTTACCGCTATCATTGGACCGATGGCTATATTCAAACTGCGAAACAAGCCGCTTTTCAAGGGCAGCTGTTTTCTCTATTCTATTACTGGTTCATTGACCGTCCGGATACCTACCATCTGACCTTCCGCAACCTGACAGGCGATACGGTTCAGGTAGATGCGCCCGCTCAACCGTTTCGGGAAACCTTAAAAGGCTATAAAAAGAATCCGGTCAATAAGCAGATGCTGGCGTGGTATGACAAAAAGCGCCCTAAACATCCCTGGCGATTGTCGTTCCCGAAAGACTTACCCCAAACAGCCCTGTTACGCATCGATAGTTTTGGGGGCGAAGGGGCTAAAACCAGTGATGAAGCCATAGCAAAATTCAGGCAGTTCATGGACCAGTATATGGCGACAATGGAACAGAAGAAAACCCGGCATCTGATCGTTGATGTTCGGGCCAATCCTAGTGGCTGGGATAGTCAGGGTATTGAATTAGTTACTTACCTGATGAAATCCGATTCGGCCGTCGCGTATTATGACCGACAACATAGCGTGACTGACAGTTCGGAGTTCCTTCAATTTTCGGACCTATCGGAAGCTGATCGGAAAAATGTTAAAAACGAACTTATTCCGGAGTCTGACGGAACGTTCACCCTGAAACAAGGCGATGCAGGTCGTGGCCCAAGGCGATATACACCAAAGCCGAATAGGTTCCGGGGCAATGTCTATATCTTACTCGATGGCCGAAGTGCATCGACCACGTCCGAATTTCTGGCCGTTGCTCATGCCAACAAGATTGGTGTATTTGTTGGGGAAGAAGCTGGTGGTGCTTATGAAGGTGGCAATGGCGGCAGTTTTATCCATCTTGAATTACCCCATTCGAAAATTCAGGTTGGTACTCCTTTGTTGTATTACAATAATGCCGTCGGGAACGTCCACAACAAAGGGCGTGGCACCATACCCGACTACCCCGCTCCAATTACCCTTGCCGATGTATTAAACCATACCGATAGCCAGCTAGACTTCGTCAAAAAGCGAATTCAGGACCAAATTAACTAG
- a CDS encoding serine hydrolase produces MRLLLLLVSLIALFGCISPSKAQSGRTTTEKLDEYITAAARHHRFNGTVLLAKQGQILLQKGYGWRNEATQTPNDSNSIYQLGSITKTFTAAAILQLQEEKKLSVKDKLSQYLPDYPNADQITIEQLFAHTSGIYDYKGVLYSNDSLEFTRPVSKERVLSTFKDKPLRHKPGKEVAYTNSGYFLLGLIIEKVTQQPFESVIRKRFIEPLQLTRTGFDFINLKRSEKTTGYTYWKDSVLVAVRPLDSTAAYSAGGMYSSVGDLYRWAQAMLTNQLLKPASQKLAFTAIKPGNWSYGWGINLFQKGQKLVFQNGNLPGFATFFVLLPEDNTVLIMLANVDDTSDATTLEPLLKDLLFITYGMPYQMPVSFRTVSVNDSILETYVGSYQLAPNRILSITFDNRKLFLQVTGQQRFELFPSSETDFFLKAVNAQLTFQKDAAGRVTQVVVHQNGDLVAKRL; encoded by the coding sequence ATGCGCTTACTTCTGCTACTCGTTTCGCTAATAGCCCTCTTTGGATGTATCTCACCCAGCAAGGCTCAATCGGGCAGGACAACAACCGAAAAGCTGGATGAATACATAACCGCAGCAGCTCGTCATCATCGGTTCAACGGGACAGTGCTGCTGGCGAAACAAGGGCAGATTTTGCTTCAAAAAGGGTACGGCTGGCGGAATGAAGCCACACAAACGCCCAACGATTCCAACAGTATTTATCAACTGGGCTCCATTACGAAAACCTTTACGGCAGCAGCTATTCTGCAACTCCAGGAGGAGAAGAAGTTGTCGGTGAAGGATAAACTGAGTCAGTATCTGCCCGATTATCCCAACGCTGATCAGATTACCATTGAACAGCTTTTTGCGCATACATCCGGCATTTACGATTACAAAGGCGTTCTGTACTCGAACGATAGCCTTGAATTTACCCGGCCTGTTTCAAAAGAACGGGTGCTTTCAACATTTAAAGACAAGCCCTTACGCCATAAACCGGGAAAGGAAGTTGCGTATACGAATTCCGGTTATTTTTTGTTGGGACTGATTATCGAAAAGGTTACCCAGCAGCCGTTTGAATCCGTTATCAGAAAACGGTTTATCGAACCGCTTCAGCTTACCCGAACCGGCTTCGATTTTATCAACCTGAAACGCTCTGAAAAAACTACAGGGTATACCTACTGGAAAGATTCTGTTCTGGTGGCCGTTCGACCGCTGGATTCTACCGCAGCCTACTCCGCCGGAGGGATGTATAGCTCAGTAGGCGATTTATACCGCTGGGCGCAGGCTATGCTCACGAATCAATTGCTAAAACCCGCTTCCCAGAAATTGGCTTTTACGGCCATTAAACCGGGTAACTGGAGCTACGGCTGGGGAATTAACCTGTTTCAAAAAGGACAAAAACTGGTATTCCAGAATGGAAATCTACCCGGTTTTGCGACCTTCTTTGTCCTCCTGCCAGAAGACAACACGGTGCTGATCATGCTTGCTAACGTAGATGATACTTCCGACGCAACCACGCTCGAACCGTTGCTGAAAGACCTGCTTTTTATTACCTACGGAATGCCTTATCAGATGCCGGTTAGCTTCAGGACGGTTTCAGTAAATGATTCCATTTTGGAGACCTACGTTGGTAGCTATCAATTAGCCCCTAATCGGATTCTGTCCATCACCTTCGATAATCGAAAGCTTTTTCTGCAAGTCACTGGTCAGCAGCGGTTTGAATTATTTCCTTCCAGCGAAACCGATTTTTTTCTGAAAGCGGTAAATGCCCAACTAACCTTCCAGAAAGATGCAGCCGGTCGGGTTACACAGGTAGTGGTTCATCAAAACGGTGACCTTGTCGCTAAGCGGCTATAA
- a CDS encoding helix-turn-helix domain-containing protein → MTISPFDLILLLGSVQGAILATLLWINSKGNRLSNRLLAALIGSLTLMSFAVGVPITSQWVSLAIDLLPFFLAMSIGPLIYFYTRSVLDSGFRLGKEEKRHFYTTILDIGAPLIGWTFVIGSLLGFIPKNEGPRWGHIMDEYNTYVDIPRWLSATIYLVITKRFLNHYQASHQNQQQQQNVRWLGQFVSVFLIFQAIWFIHLVPYIVPAWRGPLLDRFGWYPIYIPIAVLIYWLGFKGYLHTRSESIPSANLPSKTTGSDLPVETVEQVVTALDKAMGQEKLYMDPDLSVDKLGQHLQLPPKLISAVLNQHIRKNFNGFINEYRVEEVKRRVLDPTNEHLTLTGIAFESGFNSQATFQRTFKQLTGSSPGEYMAQQKKKASQIGI, encoded by the coding sequence ATGACGATCTCTCCCTTCGACCTCATCTTACTGCTGGGCAGTGTTCAGGGAGCCATTTTAGCTACGTTATTATGGATTAATTCGAAAGGCAATCGATTATCGAATCGGCTGCTAGCTGCATTGATTGGGTCATTGACCCTCATGAGTTTTGCCGTAGGCGTCCCAATTACCAGTCAGTGGGTAAGCTTAGCGATTGATCTGCTGCCGTTTTTCCTGGCCATGTCCATTGGCCCGCTTATCTACTTCTATACCCGATCAGTGCTTGATTCTGGTTTTCGGCTCGGCAAGGAAGAAAAACGTCATTTTTACACGACGATCCTGGATATAGGCGCCCCACTCATCGGATGGACATTTGTCATCGGGTCGTTGCTCGGCTTCATTCCCAAAAATGAAGGACCACGCTGGGGCCATATAATGGACGAATACAATACCTATGTTGATATTCCACGCTGGCTTTCGGCTACCATCTATCTGGTTATAACCAAACGGTTTTTGAATCACTATCAGGCTTCTCACCAAAACCAACAGCAGCAGCAGAATGTACGCTGGCTTGGGCAGTTTGTCAGCGTATTTCTGATTTTTCAGGCCATTTGGTTCATTCATCTGGTTCCATACATTGTTCCGGCATGGCGAGGGCCACTGCTGGATCGTTTCGGCTGGTATCCGATTTACATTCCGATTGCTGTTCTCATTTACTGGCTGGGTTTCAAAGGCTACCTGCATACGCGATCAGAATCAATCCCCTCAGCTAATCTTCCTTCCAAAACAACGGGTTCAGACTTACCAGTTGAAACCGTCGAGCAGGTTGTGACCGCATTGGATAAAGCTATGGGGCAGGAAAAGCTGTATATGGACCCCGATTTAAGCGTCGATAAATTAGGGCAGCACCTGCAACTTCCGCCCAAACTGATTTCGGCGGTTCTGAACCAGCATATCCGCAAAAACTTCAACGGGTTTATTAACGAATATCGTGTAGAGGAAGTCAAACGTCGAGTGCTCGATCCGACTAATGAACACCTGACCTTAACCGGCATTGCCTTTGAGTCGGGATTTAACTCGCAGGCCACCTTTCAACGTACATTCAAACAACTAACGGGCAGTTCACCAGGTGAATACATGGCCCAGCAAAAGAAAAAGGCTTCTCAAATCGGGATTTGA